A genomic stretch from Oleomonas cavernae includes:
- a CDS encoding ABC transporter permease yields the protein MLKLLRQAPPTALFGLFVITVYLVVAIFAPLIAPYGESQIVSSQYDPWGGDFWLGTDNVGRDMFSRIIYGARNTIGLAFSITLLSFTVGGLLGMLAAVYGRWVDTVLSWVVDILMAIPQLIFALLLLTILGTSVPVLIGIIALLDSTRVYRLTRSVAMNVVVLDFVEAARLRGEGLWWIIRREVLPNVLPPLIAEFGIRFCFVFLFISALSFLGLGIQPPSADWGSMVRDNSTLITFGDITPVLPGMAIALLTIAVNFVVDWMLHKASGARA from the coding sequence ATGCTCAAGCTCCTCCGCCAGGCCCCGCCCACCGCGCTGTTCGGGCTGTTCGTCATCACCGTCTATCTGGTCGTGGCGATCTTCGCGCCGCTGATCGCGCCTTACGGCGAATCCCAGATCGTCAGCAGCCAGTACGATCCCTGGGGCGGCGACTTCTGGCTGGGTACCGACAATGTCGGCCGTGACATGTTCAGTCGCATCATCTACGGCGCGCGCAACACCATTGGCCTGGCCTTCTCGATCACCCTGCTGTCCTTCACCGTCGGCGGCCTGCTGGGCATGCTGGCGGCGGTCTATGGCCGCTGGGTCGACACGGTGTTGAGCTGGGTGGTCGATATCCTGATGGCGATCCCGCAGCTCATCTTCGCGCTGCTCCTGCTCACCATTCTGGGCACCTCGGTGCCGGTGCTGATCGGGATCATCGCGCTCTTGGACTCGACGCGGGTCTATCGCTTGACACGCTCTGTCGCCATGAATGTGGTGGTGCTCGATTTCGTCGAGGCGGCGCGCCTGCGGGGCGAGGGCCTGTGGTGGATCATCAGGCGGGAGGTACTGCCCAATGTCCTGCCGCCCCTGATCGCCGAATTCGGCATCCGTTTCTGCTTCGTCTTCCTGTTCATCTCCGCCCTGTCGTTCCTGGGGCTGGGGATTCAGCCGCCCTCGGCCGACTGGGGCTCCATGGTGCGTGACAACTCGACCCTGATCACCTTCGGCGACATCACCCCGGTGCTGCCCGGCATGGCCATCGCCCTGCTGACCATCGCGGTGAATTTCGTGGTCGACTGGATGCTGCACAAGGCCAGCGGGGCACGGGCATGA
- a CDS encoding FAD-linked oxidase C-terminal domain-containing protein — translation MTKRAPTIEALTALFGDRISTAAAIRDQHGHGESWHPTALPDAVFFALSEDEVARAVRICADHATPIVPFGAGTSVEGQVQAVNGGISIDVSRMKRIIAVRAEDMDCTVEPGVTRVELNDYIRDLGLFFPVDPAGEATFGGMASTRASGTNAVRYGTMKDMVLSLRAVLPDGSVLRTGQRAKKSSAGYDLTRLMIGAEGTLGIITELNLKLAGIPQQVSAATCSFPDLRSAVRTVVETLQCGVAMSRIEVADEVQVKAFNLYNKTSFPEQPMLFLEFAGNPKGVAAEIEIVHDLALGNGGGDFQWANTEEERRALWRARYSAVASNKMLKPGAMGMSTDVCVPISRLVECIEATKQDLLRSSLPAPLVGHVGDGNFHLYILFDPNDPAEMREAERISEELAERAIAMEGTCTGEHGIGLGKRKFMNRELGNPAIAAMRAIKAALDPQNIMNPGKMLP, via the coding sequence ATGACGAAACGCGCCCCTACCATCGAGGCCCTGACCGCCCTGTTCGGCGACCGGATCTCCACCGCCGCCGCCATCCGCGACCAGCACGGCCACGGCGAATCCTGGCACCCCACCGCCCTGCCCGATGCCGTCTTCTTCGCCTTGAGCGAGGACGAGGTGGCGCGGGCCGTGCGCATCTGCGCCGACCATGCCACGCCGATCGTTCCCTTCGGCGCCGGCACCTCGGTCGAGGGCCAGGTCCAGGCGGTGAACGGCGGCATCTCGATCGATGTCAGCCGCATGAAGCGCATCATCGCCGTGCGCGCCGAAGACATGGACTGCACGGTGGAGCCGGGCGTCACCCGTGTCGAACTCAACGACTATATTCGCGACTTGGGCCTGTTCTTCCCGGTCGACCCGGCGGGCGAGGCGACCTTCGGCGGCATGGCTTCCACTCGGGCCTCGGGCACCAATGCCGTGCGCTACGGCACCATGAAGGACATGGTGCTGTCGCTGCGCGCCGTGCTGCCCGACGGCTCGGTCCTGCGCACCGGCCAGCGGGCCAAGAAATCCTCCGCCGGCTATGACCTGACGCGGCTGATGATCGGTGCGGAAGGCACGCTGGGCATCATCACCGAGCTGAACCTGAAACTGGCGGGCATCCCGCAGCAGGTCTCGGCCGCCACCTGCAGCTTCCCGGACCTCAGAAGCGCCGTGCGCACGGTGGTCGAGACCCTGCAATGCGGCGTCGCCATGTCGCGCATCGAGGTGGCGGACGAGGTTCAGGTCAAGGCCTTCAACCTCTATAACAAGACCAGCTTCCCCGAGCAGCCGATGCTGTTCCTGGAATTCGCCGGCAACCCCAAGGGTGTCGCGGCCGAGATCGAGATCGTCCATGACCTGGCGCTGGGCAACGGCGGCGGCGACTTCCAGTGGGCCAATACGGAAGAAGAGCGCCGCGCCCTGTGGCGCGCCCGCTATTCGGCGGTGGCCTCGAACAAGATGCTGAAGCCCGGCGCCATGGGCATGTCGACCGATGTCTGCGTGCCCATTTCACGCCTGGTCGAATGTATCGAGGCGACCAAGCAGGATCTGCTGCGCTCATCCCTGCCGGCGCCGCTGGTGGGCCATGTCGGCGACGGCAATTTCCACCTCTACATCCTCTTCGACCCCAATGATCCCGCCGAAATGCGCGAGGCCGAGCGGATCAGCGAGGAGCTGGCCGAACGCGCCATCGCCATGGAAGGCACCTGTACCGGCGAACACGGCATCGGCCTGGGCAAGCGCAAGTTCATGAACCGCGAGCTGGGCAACCCGGCGATCGCCGCCATGCGCGCGATCAAGGCGGCGCTCGACCCGCAGAACATCATGAACCCGGGGAAAATGCTGCCGTGA
- a CDS encoding UTRA domain-containing protein — protein sequence MQKPPSFVLDGQGPLFKQIGRAVTEQILKGRYKQGERLPSEAELTTIFDTSRQTVNKAISELAKHGLVERNRRAGTVVSWQFQERFILPLRDVSDELEQNNQIYEYRIIERKVITNGKGGITWGALPAGANLLYLETIHLADGLPVQLETRYINFDAFPEVEHETFAERSPSKWLLENIPWSEVDHTVRATNASAELANKLGVKVGAACLVVDRQTFHRGKPITFVHLIYPGDRFSIKGKFSLANGEE from the coding sequence ATGCAAAAACCGCCGAGTTTCGTCCTGGACGGTCAGGGGCCGCTGTTCAAGCAGATCGGCCGGGCCGTGACCGAACAGATCCTGAAGGGCCGCTACAAGCAGGGCGAACGGCTGCCCTCGGAAGCGGAGCTGACGACGATTTTCGACACCTCGCGCCAGACCGTGAACAAGGCGATCAGCGAGCTGGCCAAGCATGGCCTGGTGGAGCGCAACCGGCGCGCCGGCACGGTGGTATCCTGGCAGTTCCAGGAACGCTTCATCCTGCCGCTGCGCGACGTCTCGGACGAGCTGGAGCAGAACAACCAGATCTATGAGTACCGCATCATCGAGCGCAAGGTCATCACCAACGGCAAGGGCGGCATCACCTGGGGCGCCCTGCCCGCGGGCGCCAACCTCCTGTATCTCGAGACGATCCACCTGGCCGACGGGCTGCCGGTGCAGCTCGAGACCCGCTACATCAATTTCGATGCCTTTCCCGAGGTCGAGCACGAGACCTTCGCCGAACGGTCGCCCAGCAAATGGCTGCTGGAAAACATCCCCTGGTCGGAGGTCGATCACACCGTGCGCGCCACCAACGCCAGCGCGGAACTGGCCAACAAGCTGGGCGTCAAGGTCGGCGCCGCCTGCCTGGTGGTCGATCGCCAGACGTTCCATCGCGGCAAGCCCATCACCTTCGTGCACCTGATCTATCCCGGCGACCGCTTCTCGATCAAAGGCAAGTTCAGCCTGGCCAACGGCGAGGAGTGA
- the hutH gene encoding histidine ammonia-lyase — MAGFTLQPGSVTLADLRRIYHEQLAVQIDRAAKPAVEAAAALVRAAAQGDAGVYGVNTGFGKLAHTRIAPAQTETLQRNLILSHSCGVGTPLPAPIVRLMMALKLLSLGRGASGVRWAIITLLEDMLAHDVLPVVPGQGSVGASGDLAPLAHMTAVMIGEGEAIYQGKRLPGREALAAAGLSPVTLGPKEGLAMINGTQVSTAMALAGLFDAWDLGVTALASGALSVDAAMASIAPFRPEIHTLRGHKGQIDAGATLLALVQGSQICESHRFDDTRVQDPYCLRCQPQVTGACLDLLRSVGRTLEVEANAVTDNPLVLVADGSIVSGGNFHAEPVAFAADQTALAIAEIGSIAQRRIATLVDPSLNYGLPAFLSPAAGVNSGFMIAEVTTAALMSENKQRANPCSTDSTPTSANQEDHVSMAAHGARRLIDMNANLAVIIGVELLTGAQGIELRAPLKTSARLQAIVDTVRARVPALAGDRYMAPDLEAAAALARSGAIAAAVGADLFPRLSA; from the coding sequence ATGGCAGGGTTCACGCTTCAACCGGGGTCTGTAACCCTTGCCGATCTGCGGCGGATCTATCACGAGCAACTGGCGGTGCAGATCGACCGTGCCGCCAAGCCGGCCGTGGAAGCTGCCGCGGCGCTGGTCCGGGCCGCGGCCCAGGGTGACGCCGGGGTCTACGGCGTCAACACCGGCTTCGGCAAGCTGGCGCATACGCGCATCGCCCCGGCGCAGACCGAGACCTTGCAACGCAACCTGATCCTGTCCCATTCCTGCGGCGTCGGCACGCCCCTGCCAGCGCCCATCGTGCGCCTGATGATGGCGCTGAAGCTGCTCTCGCTGGGCCGGGGTGCCTCGGGCGTGCGCTGGGCGATCATCACCCTGCTGGAAGACATGCTGGCCCATGACGTGCTGCCGGTGGTGCCGGGCCAGGGTTCGGTCGGCGCCAGCGGCGACTTGGCCCCGCTGGCCCATATGACCGCGGTCATGATCGGCGAAGGCGAGGCGATCTACCAGGGCAAGCGCCTGCCCGGGCGCGAGGCCCTGGCCGCCGCCGGCCTCTCGCCCGTGACGCTAGGCCCCAAGGAGGGCCTGGCCATGATCAATGGCACCCAGGTCTCCACCGCCATGGCCCTGGCTGGCCTGTTCGACGCCTGGGATCTGGGCGTTACGGCGCTGGCCAGCGGTGCGCTCAGCGTCGATGCCGCCATGGCTTCGATCGCGCCGTTCCGGCCCGAAATCCATACCTTGCGCGGCCATAAAGGCCAGATCGATGCCGGCGCCACCCTGCTGGCCCTGGTCCAGGGTTCGCAGATCTGCGAATCCCACCGCTTCGACGATACCCGCGTGCAGGATCCCTATTGCCTGCGCTGCCAGCCCCAGGTGACCGGCGCCTGCCTCGACCTGCTGCGCAGCGTCGGCCGCACGCTCGAGGTCGAGGCCAATGCGGTGACCGACAACCCGCTGGTGCTGGTGGCCGACGGCAGCATCGTCTCGGGCGGTAATTTCCATGCCGAGCCGGTGGCCTTCGCCGCCGACCAGACGGCACTGGCCATCGCCGAGATCGGTTCGATCGCCCAGCGCCGCATCGCGACCCTGGTCGACCCCTCGCTGAACTACGGCCTGCCGGCTTTCTTGAGCCCGGCCGCCGGCGTCAATTCCGGCTTCATGATCGCGGAAGTCACGACCGCCGCCTTGATGTCGGAAAACAAGCAGCGCGCCAACCCGTGCAGCACCGACTCGACGCCGACCAGCGCCAACCAGGAAGACCACGTCTCCATGGCCGCCCATGGCGCGCGCCGCCTGATCGACATGAATGCCAACCTCGCCGTGATCATCGGCGTCGAACTGCTGACCGGTGCCCAGGGCATCGAACTGCGTGCGCCGCTGAAGACCAGCGCCCGCTTGCAGGCGATCGTCGATACGGTGCGCGCACGAGTGCCGGCGCTGGCGGGCGATCGCTACATGGCGCCCGACCTGGAAGCCGCCGCCGCCCTGGCCCGCTCGGGCGCGATTGCGGCAGCCGTGGGGGCGGATCTGTTTCCACGGTTGAGCGCCTGA
- a CDS encoding M14 family metallopeptidase, with the protein MKAYGPVSCSLDLESDGFRSGNIRLDHSSNEHAAALIPIPIHVLKNGEGPTVMLSAGVHGDEYEGQIALRALAHRIPLGEVTGRIILLPAFNTPAVRAATRVSPLDGVNLNRAFPGAADQGPTRAIAGFVLQHLIPLCDFALDLHSGGTTGLYEDIGYLTLAPDPALRARCVEAADWLGAPLTYATAMGDTAGDYDQAALKAQVAFLSTEYGGGAVLSLNSLAAARGGIRNILHWTGVWKQAGAVSPPGTTYVTGVAGGLVLAPEAGLFEPAFEVGAAVEAGQTAGWIHDLDEPARPPRPLAFEASGRIYMRRAPVICHAGSILVAVARPISRDEALALG; encoded by the coding sequence ATGAAGGCATACGGACCGGTCAGTTGCAGCCTGGATCTGGAAAGCGACGGCTTCCGCTCGGGCAATATCCGCCTGGACCATTCCAGCAACGAGCATGCGGCGGCCTTGATCCCGATTCCGATCCATGTCCTGAAAAACGGCGAGGGGCCTACCGTCATGCTCAGCGCCGGGGTCCATGGCGACGAGTACGAGGGCCAGATCGCCCTGCGTGCCCTGGCCCATCGCATCCCCCTGGGCGAGGTGACCGGGCGCATCATCCTGCTGCCGGCCTTCAACACGCCCGCCGTGCGCGCCGCCACCCGGGTCTCGCCGCTGGACGGCGTCAACCTCAACCGCGCCTTTCCCGGCGCGGCCGACCAGGGGCCGACCAGGGCGATCGCCGGCTTCGTGCTGCAGCACCTGATACCCTTGTGCGATTTCGCGCTGGACCTGCATTCGGGCGGCACCACCGGCCTCTACGAGGATATCGGCTACCTGACCCTGGCACCCGATCCCGCCTTGCGGGCGCGCTGTGTCGAGGCGGCGGACTGGCTGGGCGCGCCCCTGACCTACGCCACGGCCATGGGCGACACCGCCGGCGACTACGACCAGGCCGCGCTCAAGGCGCAGGTCGCGTTCCTGTCGACGGAATATGGCGGCGGCGCGGTCTTGAGTCTCAATTCCCTGGCGGCGGCACGCGGCGGCATCCGCAACATCCTGCACTGGACCGGGGTGTGGAAGCAGGCCGGGGCCGTCTCGCCCCCTGGCACCACCTATGTTACGGGCGTGGCCGGCGGCCTGGTCCTGGCGCCCGAGGCCGGGCTGTTCGAGCCGGCCTTCGAGGTCGGCGCCGCGGTCGAGGCGGGCCAGACGGCCGGCTGGATCCACGACCTCGACGAGCCGGCGCGGCCGCCCCGGCCCCTGGCCTTCGAGGCCTCGGGCCGGATCTACATGCGTCGCGCGCCGGTCATCTGTCATGCGGGCTCGATCCTTGTCGCCGTGGCGCGCCCCATTTCCCGGGACGAGGCGCTAGCCCTGGGGTGA
- the hisC gene encoding histidinol-phosphate transaminase, which translates to MESTKALIRDEVTSLPIYNAGLHPETLKRRLGLAHIVKLDSNENPFGPSPRAIEAVRDVAAGLFRYPDRDETNLRAAIAAHLGVPGARLAFGNGSEDLIAIIYRMVVRPGETVVTTVPSFGLHQICAQVLGAKAVTLPFTADWQFPVEAIVAALARRPRILILSSPSNPVGVAMSERDVDRIIAATPPETLLIFDEAYVEYVDPAVRVDVLARLKTYSGPWVVLRTFSKAYGLAALRIGYGVAHSVDFIENLYKVRSPFSVNAAALAAAQAAFADEAHLAKVTGTIRENRQVLAAALAAQDYALAPSQANFLFVDSGRDGAAVAAALRGKGVLVKPWLEPGYTSFIRVTIGTRAEGEEFLAALGEVAPTLAAAS; encoded by the coding sequence ATGGAATCGACCAAGGCCCTGATCCGCGACGAGGTGACCTCGTTGCCGATCTATAACGCCGGGCTGCACCCCGAGACCCTGAAGCGCCGGCTGGGCCTGGCCCATATCGTGAAGCTGGACAGCAACGAAAATCCCTTCGGCCCCTCGCCCCGCGCCATCGAGGCGGTGCGCGACGTGGCCGCCGGCCTGTTCCGCTATCCCGACCGGGACGAGACCAACCTGCGTGCCGCGATTGCTGCGCACCTGGGCGTGCCAGGCGCGCGGCTGGCCTTCGGCAACGGCTCGGAAGACCTGATCGCCATCATCTACCGCATGGTGGTGCGCCCGGGCGAGACCGTGGTGACCACGGTGCCCAGTTTCGGCCTGCACCAGATCTGCGCCCAGGTGCTGGGCGCCAAGGCGGTGACCCTGCCCTTCACTGCCGACTGGCAGTTCCCGGTCGAGGCGATCGTGGCGGCCCTGGCCCGGCGGCCGCGCATCCTGATCCTGTCCAGCCCGTCCAATCCGGTGGGCGTGGCGATGAGCGAGCGCGATGTCGACCGCATCATCGCCGCCACGCCTCCCGAGACCCTGCTGATCTTCGACGAGGCCTATGTCGAATATGTCGACCCCGCCGTGCGGGTCGATGTTCTGGCCAGGCTGAAGACCTATTCAGGCCCCTGGGTGGTGCTGCGCACCTTCTCGAAGGCTTACGGCCTGGCCGCCTTGCGCATCGGCTACGGCGTCGCCCACTCGGTCGATTTCATCGAGAACCTCTACAAGGTGCGTTCGCCCTTCTCGGTCAATGCCGCCGCCCTGGCGGCGGCCCAGGCGGCCTTTGCCGACGAGGCGCATCTGGCCAAGGTGACAGGCACCATCCGCGAGAACCGCCAGGTGCTGGCGGCGGCCCTGGCGGCGCAGGACTATGCCCTGGCCCCGTCGCAGGCCAATTTCCTGTTCGTCGACAGCGGCCGGGACGGCGCTGCCGTGGCCGCTGCCCTGCGCGGCAAGGGCGTATTGGTGAAGCCGTGGCTCGAGCCCGGCTACACAAGCTTCATCCGCGTCACCATCGGCACCCGCGCGGAGGGCGAGGAATTCCTCGCCGCCCTGGGCGAGGTGGCGCCCACGCTCGCCGCCGCGTCTTGA
- a CDS encoding YaiI/YqxD family protein: MTIEILVDADACPVKAEVYKVAERYGVKVIVVANSFINLPRNPLFERVTVGDGFDAADDWIAEHATPRSIVITADVPLADRAVKAGAQVIGPTGKTFTESSIGMALATRNLMTELRAAGEQTSGPRPFSPKDRSAFLSALDQAINRLKRSKG, encoded by the coding sequence ATGACCATCGAGATCCTGGTCGACGCCGATGCTTGTCCCGTGAAGGCCGAGGTCTACAAGGTCGCCGAGCGTTACGGGGTCAAGGTGATCGTGGTCGCCAACAGCTTCATCAACCTGCCGCGCAATCCCCTGTTCGAACGGGTGACCGTGGGCGACGGCTTCGATGCGGCCGACGACTGGATCGCCGAACACGCGACACCCCGGTCCATCGTCATCACCGCCGACGTGCCGCTGGCCGACCGGGCCGTGAAGGCGGGCGCCCAGGTCATCGGCCCCACCGGCAAGACCTTCACGGAAAGCTCGATCGGCATGGCGCTGGCGACCCGCAACCTGATGACCGAATTGCGCGCCGCGGGCGAGCAGACCAGCGGCCCGCGGCCGTTTTCCCCCAAGGACCGTTCGGCCTTCCTTTCGGCACTCGATCAGGCGATAAACCGGCTCAAGCGCAGCAAGGGGTGA
- a CDS encoding LysR substrate-binding domain-containing protein yields MGTMRRLPPLRALEVFEAVCRFGGVARAGEELGVSPGAVSQQLRILEDHLGQALFNRDGRRLELTEPARAYFELVFEGFERLRDAHKVLDRNRDFEGLAISALPSLLLKWLAPRVYAWQQTRPYIDLRLESTHREGVLSDGSVDFRLTYGHGADLHRHTAELFTDSVVPVASPALAVAATPAQIAALPLIHIDWRPDHANGPAWADWFARAGVAYVEEAPPRGYSLSSVALDAAIAGQGVALGQRSFVAQDLRAGRLVALSDLALTMPAPYLVAWSETTMRKPGARDFLDWLIAEAAPFRTAA; encoded by the coding sequence CCCTCGAGGTTTTCGAGGCCGTCTGCCGTTTTGGCGGCGTCGCCCGGGCGGGGGAGGAACTGGGCGTCTCGCCCGGGGCGGTCAGCCAGCAATTGCGCATCCTGGAAGATCACCTGGGCCAGGCGCTGTTCAATCGCGATGGCCGGCGCCTGGAACTGACCGAGCCCGCGCGGGCCTATTTCGAACTGGTGTTCGAGGGTTTCGAGCGTCTGCGCGATGCCCACAAGGTGCTGGACCGCAACCGCGATTTCGAAGGCCTGGCGATCAGCGCTCTGCCCTCGCTGCTGCTGAAATGGCTGGCGCCGCGGGTCTATGCCTGGCAGCAGACGCGGCCCTATATCGACCTGCGCCTGGAGAGTACCCACCGCGAAGGCGTCCTGTCGGACGGCAGCGTCGACTTCCGCCTGACCTATGGCCATGGTGCCGACCTGCACCGCCATACCGCCGAACTGTTCACCGACTCGGTGGTGCCGGTCGCCAGCCCGGCCCTGGCCGTGGCGGCAACGCCGGCCCAGATCGCCGCCCTGCCGCTGATCCACATCGACTGGCGGCCCGACCATGCCAACGGCCCGGCCTGGGCCGACTGGTTCGCCCGCGCCGGCGTGGCCTACGTCGAAGAGGCACCGCCGCGCGGCTATTCCCTGTCCAGCGTGGCGCTGGACGCCGCCATCGCCGGCCAGGGGGTGGCGCTGGGCCAGCGCAGCTTCGTCGCCCAGGACCTGCGGGCCGGCCGCCTGGTCGCCCTGTCCGACCTGGCCCTGACCATGCCCGCGCCCTACCTCGTCGCCTGGTCGGAAACCACCATGCGCAAGCCCGGCGCCCGAGACTTCCTCGACTGGCTGATCGCGGAAGCGGCGCCCTTCCGCACCGCGGCGTGA
- a CDS encoding ABC transporter permease, producing MSAPELVQIGPLEGRKGYTVHPIIRMVARRLGLGLLTLVLVSLIIFFGVNLLPGDFAQAILGQSATPDSVAALRKQLGLDVPGYIRYFQWLGGMFQGDLGHSLSGDRDIATMIGPRFGNTMFLAVYAAVIAVPLSVVLGILAALYRGSIFDRVVNVATLSAISFPEFFVAYVLILFFAVQAGLFPSLAEVSPGMALIDRLYVCFMPAVTLTLVTTAHMMRMTRAAIINLMSSPYIEMARLKGISPARIIVQHALPNALAPIINVIVVNIAYLIVGVVLVEVVFVYPGLGQLLVDSVSKRDLPVVQAASLIFAATYILLNLLADVLAILSNPRLLHPR from the coding sequence GTGAGCGCACCCGAGCTCGTCCAGATCGGCCCGCTCGAAGGGCGCAAGGGCTATACCGTCCACCCCATCATCCGCATGGTGGCGCGGCGCTTGGGGCTAGGCCTGCTGACCCTGGTCCTGGTCTCGCTGATCATCTTCTTCGGCGTGAACCTGCTGCCGGGCGATTTTGCCCAGGCCATCCTGGGCCAGTCGGCGACGCCCGACTCCGTGGCGGCGCTGCGCAAGCAACTGGGCCTCGATGTGCCGGGCTATATCCGCTATTTCCAGTGGCTGGGCGGCATGTTCCAGGGTGACCTGGGGCATTCCCTGTCGGGCGACCGCGACATCGCCACCATGATCGGCCCGCGCTTCGGCAACACCATGTTCCTGGCGGTCTATGCCGCGGTGATCGCGGTGCCGCTGTCGGTCGTGCTGGGTATCCTCGCGGCGCTCTATCGCGGCAGCATCTTCGACCGGGTGGTGAATGTCGCGACCTTGAGCGCGATCTCGTTTCCCGAATTCTTCGTGGCCTATGTCCTGATCCTGTTCTTCGCGGTCCAGGCCGGCCTGTTTCCCAGCCTGGCGGAAGTCTCGCCCGGCATGGCGCTGATCGACCGGCTCTATGTCTGCTTCATGCCGGCGGTGACGCTCACCCTGGTCACCACCGCGCACATGATGCGCATGACCCGCGCCGCCATCATCAACCTGATGAGCAGCCCCTATATCGAGATGGCGCGCCTCAAAGGCATCAGCCCGGCGCGCATCATCGTCCAGCACGCCCTGCCCAATGCGCTGGCCCCGATCATCAATGTGATCGTGGTCAATATCGCTTACCTCATCGTCGGCGTGGTCCTGGTCGAGGTGGTGTTCGTCTATCCGGGCCTGGGGCAGTTGCTGGTCGACTCCGTCTCCAAGCGCGACCTGCCGGTGGTCCAGGCGGCCAGCCTCATCTTCGCCGCGACCTATATCCTGCTCAACCTGCTGGCCGACGTGCTGGCGATCCTGAGCAACCCCCGCCTGCTGCATCCGCGCTGA
- a CDS encoding ABC transporter ATP-binding protein, producing MSKPVAKRGDTLLTIRGLHIEARTSEGAWTEIVHGVDLDLRRGEVLGLIGESGAGKSTIGLAAMGFARDGCRITRGSIVFDGTDLATAGEKQKRGIRGARIAYVAQSAAAAFNPAHRLIDQFAEGPVRHGVKSRAQSYADAIDLYRRMQLPEPETIGFRYPHQVSGGQLQRAMTAMAMACRPDLIIFDEPTTALDVTTQIEVLASIKDIVRQFHTAAIYITHDLAVVAQMADRIKVLQYGREVEEAEAATMLAAPRETYTRSLWAVRGIEKDVAPQPVTAPVLSVQNVTASYGKGFRVLEEVSLDVHLGRTVAVVGESGSGKSTMARVVSGLLPPSSGQVLLDGNPLPPALRQRSRAQRQRIQMIYQMADTALNPRQRIKEIIGRPVQFYLGLGRDEVTRRVADLLEMIELPKAYADRYPGELSGGQKQRIGIARALAANPEIVICDEVTSALDQLVAEGILKLLMRLQRELKLSYVFITHELSTVRAIADDIVVMHRGRVVDAGSKQAVLSPPFHDYTARLLASVPEMDTHWLDKLLAARAS from the coding sequence ATGAGCAAGCCGGTGGCCAAGCGGGGCGATACCCTTCTCACCATCCGCGGCCTGCATATCGAGGCGCGCACCAGCGAGGGTGCCTGGACCGAGATCGTCCATGGCGTCGACCTGGATCTGCGCCGGGGCGAGGTGCTGGGCCTGATCGGCGAATCCGGGGCCGGCAAGTCGACCATCGGCCTCGCCGCCATGGGCTTTGCCCGTGACGGCTGCCGTATCACAAGGGGCAGCATCGTCTTCGACGGTACCGACCTTGCCACCGCCGGCGAGAAGCAGAAGCGCGGCATTCGCGGCGCCCGCATCGCCTATGTCGCGCAATCGGCCGCGGCCGCCTTCAACCCGGCCCACCGCCTGATCGACCAGTTCGCCGAGGGCCCGGTGCGCCACGGCGTGAAGTCGCGCGCGCAATCCTACGCCGATGCCATCGACCTCTATCGCCGCATGCAGTTGCCGGAGCCGGAGACCATCGGCTTCCGCTATCCCCACCAGGTCTCCGGCGGGCAGTTGCAGCGGGCGATGACGGCGATGGCCATGGCCTGCCGGCCCGACCTGATCATTTTCGACGAACCCACGACCGCGCTGGACGTCACCACCCAGATCGAGGTGCTGGCCTCGATCAAGGATATTGTGCGCCAGTTCCACACCGCCGCCATCTACATCACCCACGACCTCGCCGTGGTGGCCCAGATGGCCGACCGGATCAAGGTGCTGCAATACGGCCGCGAGGTGGAAGAGGCCGAGGCGGCCACCATGCTGGCGGCGCCCAGGGAGACCTATACCCGGTCGCTGTGGGCGGTGCGCGGAATCGAGAAGGATGTGGCGCCCCAGCCTGTCACCGCCCCGGTCCTGTCGGTCCAGAATGTCACCGCCAGCTATGGCAAGGGGTTCAGGGTCCTGGAGGAGGTCTCGCTCGACGTTCACCTGGGCCGTACCGTCGCGGTGGTGGGCGAGTCCGGCTCGGGCAAGTCCACCATGGCCCGCGTCGTCTCCGGCCTGCTGCCGCCGTCGAGCGGGCAGGTGCTGCTGGACGGCAACCCCCTGCCGCCTGCCTTGCGCCAGCGCAGCCGGGCCCAGCGCCAGCGCATCCAGATGATCTACCAGATGGCCGACACGGCGCTGAACCCGCGCCAGCGGATCAAGGAAATCATCGGCCGGCCGGTGCAGTTCTATCTGGGCCTGGGCAGGGACGAGGTGACGCGGCGCGTCGCCGACCTGCTCGAGATGATCGAACTGCCCAAGGCCTATGCCGATCGCTATCCCGGCGAATTGTCGGGCGGGCAGAAGCAGCGCATCGGCATCGCCCGGGCCCTGGCCGCCAATCCCGAGATCGTCATCTGCGACGAGGTGACCTCCGCCCTCGACCAGTTGGTCGCCGAGGGCATTCTCAAGCTGCTGATGCGCCTGCAGCGGGAGTTGAAGCTCTCCTACGTCTTCATCACCCACGAACTCTCGACCGTCCGGGCGATCGCCGACGATATCGTGGTGATGCACCGGGGCCGGGTGGTCGACGCCGGTTCCAAGCAGGCGGTGCTGTCGCCGCCGTTCCACGACTATACCGCCAGGCTGCTGGCCTCCGTCCCTGAGATGGATACCCACTGGCTCGACAAGCTGCTGGCCGCGCGGGCGTCATGA